A single Candidatus Zymogenus saltonus DNA region contains:
- a CDS encoding thiolase family protein, with translation MENIAVVGVGQTKIERNKLGDTFADMVYEATKKALDDAGMTMDDIDNVITTSNDFWDGRTISTMAVNDACGGGLAKNMSAVEGDGTFSAFYGMARILSGVYDTTLVVSHVKGSESENVLITNAIFDPLYMRPIGLDSINSSALQMRRYMTKYGITEEQCAKVSVKNHKNALKNPYAQIAMDISVDDVLNSRVISDPLKLYDCSPVSDAAAAVILAGGDKAKKAKKPVWVKGVSYTADAYFLGDRDLADASALDKAALEAYEMAGIEDPLNEIDVAEVYDAFSYMELMWYEGLGFCPPGGGGKLIDKGITEMDGDLPVNPSGGLLSGHPVTPGGMIRLIEAVLQVRGDAGEHQVDGVKTALAHGINGACGQSHCVWIVGR, from the coding sequence ATTGAAAACATCGCCGTTGTCGGTGTCGGCCAGACGAAGATCGAGAGGAATAAGCTCGGCGATACCTTCGCAGATATGGTATACGAGGCTACCAAAAAGGCGCTTGACGACGCCGGCATGACCATGGACGATATCGATAACGTAATAACCACATCCAACGATTTCTGGGACGGCCGGACGATCTCGACGATGGCGGTAAACGACGCCTGCGGCGGCGGGCTCGCCAAGAACATGTCCGCCGTGGAGGGAGACGGCACCTTCTCCGCATTCTACGGGATGGCCAGAATCCTGTCGGGCGTATACGACACCACGCTCGTCGTCTCTCACGTAAAGGGATCGGAGTCGGAAAATGTCTTAATCACCAACGCGATTTTCGACCCGTTATACATGAGACCCATCGGCCTCGACTCCATCAACAGCTCGGCCCTGCAGATGCGTCGTTACATGACGAAATACGGTATAACCGAGGAGCAGTGTGCAAAGGTCTCCGTAAAAAACCATAAAAACGCCCTTAAAAATCCTTACGCCCAGATCGCCATGGACATCAGCGTGGACGACGTCCTTAATTCAAGGGTAATCTCGGACCCGTTAAAGCTCTACGACTGTTCGCCGGTATCGGATGCGGCGGCGGCGGTCATTCTTGCGGGGGGCGACAAGGCCAAAAAAGCCAAAAAGCCAGTATGGGTAAAGGGGGTATCTTACACCGCCGACGCATATTTTCTGGGAGACAGGGACCTGGCCGATGCCAGCGCCCTTGACAAGGCGGCCCTGGAGGCCTACGAAATGGCGGGGATCGAAGACCCCCTTAACGAGATTGACGTGGCCGAGGTGTACGACGCCTTCTCATACATGGAGCTCATGTGGTACGAGGGACTCGGCTTCTGCCCGCCGGGCGGCGGAGGAAAGCTGATCGACAAAGGGATAACCGAGATGGACGGGGACCTGCCGGTCAATCCGTCCGGGGGACTCCTCTCCGGCCACCCTGTGACGCCGGGGGGAATGATAAGGCTTATAGAGGCGGTCCTGCAGGTCAGGGGAGACGCCGGCGAGCACCAGGTCGACGGAGTCAAGACGGCCCTCGCCCACGGAATAAACGGCGCCTGCGGCCAATCACATTGTGTCTGGATAGTAGGGAGGTAA
- a CDS encoding Zn-ribbon domain-containing OB-fold protein: MTQKAGDQELIVYKSRIKVPYTWSVGEVGSRFLTEIKENQKIWGTRCPVCDAVFVPPKKTCTYCFVPIHEWTEVKDEGVLQTYTIARYKTDLIPQDSPQIIGIILLDGADTGLVHLIGEAPPEKIKVGMRVKAVFNKDRKGHILDIKHFKPI, translated from the coding sequence ATGACCCAAAAAGCGGGCGACCAGGAGCTTATAGTCTACAAAAGTAGGATAAAAGTGCCCTACACCTGGTCAGTTGGAGAGGTGGGAAGCCGGTTTCTCACCGAGATAAAGGAGAACCAGAAGATATGGGGCACCAGGTGTCCCGTCTGTGACGCGGTTTTCGTTCCGCCGAAAAAGACCTGCACCTACTGCTTCGTCCCAATCCACGAGTGGACTGAGGTCAAAGACGAGGGAGTACTGCAGACCTACACCATCGCCAGATACAAGACAGACCTTATACCGCAGGATTCGCCCCAAATAATCGGGATCATTCTCCTCGACGGCGCGGACACAGGGCTGGTTCACCTTATAGGCGAGGCGCCCCCGGAAAAGATCAAGGTCGGCATGAGGGTAAAGGCCGTTTTCAACAAAGACCGAAAAGGGCACATACTCGACATTAAACACTTCAAACCGATTTAG
- a CDS encoding 3D domain-containing protein translates to MERKDILNLLAEELRTGGRKDREVAALFLKDVLIRRNESISNKIFAAKHLFVNWLEETLTNEILLIRKGYYSYVIKESIFRLKRSLFAYLRNIKDELFWDEAYSDLLIRNIVSVAAVVVLAVHVGSWKTVEDLKKPSHSYVTMDNKNWDDEVLSTILAAEEFDSVLSESLRENRIQELLESGHSYVRLIRVTGYYSPLPDQERYATGSYNGDIRLNGRGVAGADSTPVYLGMAAGPPSMGYGTKLIIRDLAKYDMPDIYTVHDRGSAIKGNRVDIWMGAGEEAMEKAYEITGYYKVTVVKEKR, encoded by the coding sequence ATGGAACGAAAGGACATTCTTAACCTCCTGGCTGAAGAGCTTAGGACCGGTGGCAGGAAAGACCGAGAGGTGGCGGCCCTCTTTCTCAAGGATGTGCTCATTCGACGCAACGAATCGATATCCAACAAGATATTTGCGGCCAAACACCTCTTTGTCAATTGGTTGGAAGAGACCCTCACAAACGAAATACTCCTCATAAGAAAGGGTTACTACTCATATGTCATAAAGGAGTCTATTTTCAGGCTGAAGAGATCGCTCTTCGCATACCTGAGAAATATCAAGGATGAGCTCTTCTGGGATGAGGCCTATTCGGACCTGCTGATCAGGAATATCGTTTCGGTTGCGGCCGTTGTTGTCCTGGCCGTTCATGTCGGCAGCTGGAAGACGGTGGAAGACCTTAAAAAGCCGTCCCACAGTTACGTTACGATGGACAACAAGAACTGGGACGACGAGGTCCTGTCTACCATTCTGGCCGCGGAGGAGTTCGACTCGGTCCTTAGCGAAAGTCTGCGGGAAAACAGGATCCAGGAGCTTTTGGAATCGGGGCATTCTTACGTAAGGCTCATTCGTGTGACCGGCTACTACTCCCCGCTTCCGGACCAGGAGAGATACGCCACCGGCAGTTATAATGGAGACATCAGGTTGAACGGGAGGGGAGTGGCCGGCGCCGATTCCACACCCGTCTACCTGGGGATGGCGGCGGGACCGCCAAGCATGGGTTACGGCACGAAGCTAATCATAAGGGACCTCGCCAAGTACGACATGCCCGATATTTACACCGTGCACGACAGGGGCTCGGCCATCAAGGGCAACAGGGTGGATATCTGGATGGGGGCGGGCGAGGAGGCGATGGAAAAGGCCTACGAGATAACCGGTTACTACAAGGTGACGGTGGTAAAGGAGAAGAGGTAG
- the pheA gene encoding prephenate dehydratase, producing the protein MDDEILSLLKKRVDLAKRLGFVKKDAKMDIFDPAREEEVLKRLLTFSSDELPEKFINSVYREIIGFSRSLQRPPRIAYLGPVASFTYSAALRKFGSYGEFYACVSTDDVFDAVFRKEADFGVVPVENSTEGIVSHTLDQFIESGLKISGEIFLRITFDLMSKTGKIEDIKKVLSHPHGLAQTRRWLSHNLPKVELVETNSTSEAALIASKDKGVAAIGSEEAGKIYELIAVERDIGDKSDNYTRFLVISEKSPKATGNDKTSILFSVKDKPGILNKVLGSFAKVNINLTKIESRPSRREIWDYVFFLDMEGHAEDKKVKRALKEINKYTTFVKLMGSYPRDEKRSTT; encoded by the coding sequence ATGGATGACGAGATACTGTCGCTCCTGAAAAAACGTGTGGATCTGGCAAAGCGGCTGGGGTTTGTCAAGAAGGACGCCAAGATGGACATCTTCGATCCCGCGAGGGAGGAGGAGGTCCTAAAGAGGCTCCTGACCTTTTCTTCCGACGAGCTGCCCGAAAAGTTCATTAACTCGGTCTACCGGGAGATAATCGGCTTTTCCAGATCGCTCCAGAGGCCGCCCCGGATAGCGTATCTGGGGCCGGTGGCGAGCTTTACCTACTCCGCGGCCCTGAGGAAGTTCGGAAGCTACGGGGAGTTCTACGCCTGTGTGAGTACAGACGATGTCTTCGATGCGGTTTTCAGAAAGGAGGCGGATTTCGGCGTCGTGCCGGTGGAAAACTCCACAGAGGGGATAGTCAGCCACACCCTCGACCAGTTTATAGAGTCGGGCCTCAAGATCTCTGGAGAGATATTCTTGAGGATCACGTTCGACCTGATGTCGAAGACCGGAAAGATCGAGGATATAAAGAAGGTGCTATCTCACCCCCACGGCCTCGCCCAGACCAGAAGGTGGCTCTCACACAATCTCCCGAAGGTCGAGCTTGTCGAGACGAACAGCACGTCGGAGGCGGCTCTTATCGCCTCGAAAGACAAGGGAGTTGCCGCCATAGGTAGCGAGGAGGCGGGAAAGATATACGAGCTGATCGCAGTGGAGAGGGACATCGGCGACAAGTCGGACAACTATACGAGGTTTCTGGTAATCTCCGAAAAATCACCTAAGGCCACCGGAAACGACAAGACCTCGATCCTCTTTTCGGTCAAGGACAAGCCGGGCATCCTCAATAAGGTGCTGGGGTCTTTCGCCAAGGTGAATATCAACCTGACGAAGATAGAATCCCGGCCCTCCAGAAGGGAGATATGGGACTACGTCTTTTTCCTGGACATGGAGGGACACGCCGAGGATAAAAAGGTGAAGAGGGCGCTTAAGGAGATCAACAAATACACGACATTCGTAAAGCTGATGGGTTCATACCCGAGAGACGAGAAAAGGAGCACAACATGA